In the Bacillota bacterium genome, ATCCAGATTGGGGCAAGGAATATGCAAAACTTTAAACTCCTGCAAGAGGCCGGAATGGCAGGAAAACCCATCCTTCTTAAAAGAGGCCTGGCGGCAACTATAGAAGAATGGTTAATGGCGGCAGAATACATTCTTTCTTCCGGGAACGATAACGTTATCCTATGCGAAAGGGGGATAAGGACCTATGAGACTGCAACCAGGAATACCATAGATATGAGTGCTATTCCCGTAGTAAAAGAGCTTTCTCATCTCCCTATCATTGTTGACCCCAGCCATGCTACAGGTTCATGGAAGTATGTACCTGCACTGGCAAAAGGGGCTATAGCTACAGGAGCAGATGGACTGCTTATAGAGGTGCATTCAGACCCTACATGCGCTTTATGTGACGGCCCCCAATCCCTTAAGCCATCCAAATTCATGCAGTTAATGGAAGAGCTTGGACCCATAGCCAGGGCAGTAGGAAAAAAACTGTAGGAGTTAGTGTCAACTGCTCAAGCCTTCTTACTATAAAGCTTTGTATAAACATAATAATAGCTTTTTACTCTTTTTAGGAACCTCTCGGTTTCCCTAAATGGAATTATGTCTAGGGAGGAACCGTACTTGCTGTAATCTCTATTGTTTAGCCACTCTTTTACATTGCCGCTTCCACCATTGTAAGCGGCAATTACTAAATCTGTATTATTGTTAAATTCATTGATTAGCTGCCTTATATACCAACATCCTATTTTAATATTTGTTTCAGGGTCATAAAGGTCATCTAATGAAAAATTCTCTATCTTTATACTCTCTACCCCCCACATAGCTGTCTTTTCAGTAATCTGCATGAGCCCCCTGGCATTTTTTACAGATTTTGCATAAGGATTAAAACTGCTTTCGGCCTTTATAATAGCAAATACGAGGTAGGGGTCAATTCCATTTATTTCCGAATATTTGAAAACATATTCGCCAAATTTTAACGGATAAATCCTCTTTAATATCGTTGTAGAATTATCAATAAGCAAAACTATTACAAACATGGCAATGAGAAAATAGAATACATATTTATATTTATTATATGACTTTTTATTTTTCAGATGCAAAAAAATCACCCTAATTTCTTTTGAATATATAATTTGGCTACAACTTTCTCCAATTCTTCAACACTTCCATCGTTATTTATAACCTCATTTGCCAGTTTTAAATATTCCTCATCACCTTTTTGCGCATTTATCCTATTAACAGCTTCCTCATACGTAATATTACTTCTTTCCATAATGCGCTTTATCCTTGTATCTTTACTGGCAACAACTACCCATACTTCATCAACTACATCAAGAAATCCATGTTTCACTGGCAATGGCACATCCAGTACTACAATCTCAACCTTCTCTTCTTTCAATTTTTCCAGATTGCGGATAATTTTATCCACTATATATTTATGTGTAATAGTGTTTAAAACCTCAAGCTTTCCTTTATCCATAAAAACAATTTCACTTAATTTTTTTCTGTCCAACTCACCTTTTTCATTCAATACCTCTGTCCCAAAATAGTTCACTATTTCTTCCACTGCCGGTTGCCCTTTGCTTGTAATTTCCCTGGCAACTTTATCAGCATCGATGACCTTTGCCCCAAGGTCACATAAGATCCTGGCTACCGTACTTTTACCACTTCCAATTCCGCCTGTAACCCCAATAACCTTCAACTTAATTCACCCTTTATCAATATTATTAATATTTTACTTAACCTCATACCAGTTTTTACCTATCTTTATGTCAACCATCAGCGGAACTCTAAGGGTTACCGCTGTTTCCATACATTCTTTTAGGATCTTGATAACCTCGTTTTTTTCATCTATATGAGTCTCTATGATCAATTCGTCATGTACCTGTAAAATTAACCTGGATTTCATATTATTGCTTTTTAGTTTGTTATAAATCTTAACCATGGCAACTTTTATTATGTCTGCAGCACTGCCTTGTATGGGTGTGTTTAATGCAATACGCTCACCAAAAGATCTTATATTAAAATTATTTGATGTTAATTCAGGCAAATATCTCCTCCGGTTAAATATTGTTGTTACATATCCCTGTTCTTTTCCTGCAGTGATAATATCACGCATGTATTGCCTTACTCCCGGATACTTACCCAGGTAATCATCTATATACTTTCTGGCTTCTTTCCTGGTTATACCTAAATCTTTCGCCAGGCTGAAGTCCCCTATCCCATATATAATTCCAAAGTTAACAGCCTTTGCCCTATCCCTCATCAATGGCGTTACTTTGTCCTTCGGTATTCCAAAAATCTTTGAAGCTGTAGATGTATGAATATCCTCATTATTCATAAATGCCGCGATAAGGTTTTCATCTCCTGAAATATGCGCCAATACTCTCAGTTCAATCTGGGAATAATCCGCATCAGTAAGTATATAATTTTCATCCGAAGGTTCAAAAACTTTTCGTATTTTCCTACCCATCTCAAGTTTAACGGGAATATTTTGCAAATTAGGTTCAGTACTGCTTATCCTTCCTGTAACGACAACTGTCTGATTAAATTTTGTGTGTATCTTCCCCGTTTCAGGATTTATCATGCTGATTAGACCATCCGCATAAGTTGTTTTAAGCTTCATAAGTTGCCTGTACTCAAGTATATAAGAAATAATCTCATGCTCCCGTATCAGCTGTTCAAGGACTTCAGCATCTGTAGAATAGCCGGTTTTAGTCTTTTTCTTCACAGGCAGCTTTAATTTCTCAAATAGCACTTCTCCCAGTTGTTTTGTGGAATTTATATTAAATTCTTCTCCTGCCAAATTATATATTTCTCTTCCCAGGGATTCAATTTTTTCATCTAGCTCCTTTGATAAGGCTATTAACTCATCCTTATTAACTTTAAATCCATAATACTCCATATCCGCAAGTACATGTATCAATGGAAGCTCAATACTATAATATAATATTTCCTGTTGATTTGCTTTAATTAATTGATCCAGTATTTTTTGAAGTTTGTATATAGCTTGGGAATATCCTGTTGCAACAGGTATAACATCTTCACATGGAATATCCCTATAGCATACATGGCTTTTCCCTTTTCCTGAAAGTCCCTCTACCGGCATAACGTCTGTTTTCAGATACTCTACCGATAATTCCGACACCAAATAGGTATCTTTTGAAGGATTCAGTATATATGCC is a window encoding:
- the polA gene encoding DNA polymerase I, producing the protein MHADKLMLIDGNSILNRAFYGLQGPQLLSTSDGLYTNGVYGFLNVLFKYLEEEQPQYICVAFDMKAPTFRHEQYDGYKAKRKGMPDELAVQVPVIKEVLDAMNITRVEYEGYEADDIIGWLSLCGEKKGMEVVIVTGDRDSLQLISGSTRVKLPTTRYNKTQTEEYDYNTFLDKYKIRPEQLIDVKALMGDASDNIPGVKGIGEKTALDLIRKFGSIEELYNNIDQVERKSIREKLEAEKELAFLSKKLATIERSMPEELCSIEQLKIREYNNKRLYEVFKRLEFKSLIDKLELQKKIYESAENKQENRQNSNRVIYVKELDELKNLKNLIISQKEISFFHLLDKDMPGQNTTLAGNLAGVALSWGGEDSAYIEIGKGISERDFIWEFKDVFENESIKKYGHNVKSFLVYLKCVNVNIKGLAFDTMIGAYILNPSKDTYLVSELSVEYLKTDVMPVEGLSGKGKSHVCYRDIPCEDVIPVATGYSQAIYKLQKILDQLIKANQQEILYYSIELPLIHVLADMEYYGFKVNKDELIALSKELDEKIESLGREIYNLAGEEFNINSTKQLGEVLFEKLKLPVKKKTKTGYSTDAEVLEQLIREHEIISYILEYRQLMKLKTTYADGLISMINPETGKIHTKFNQTVVVTGRISSTEPNLQNIPVKLEMGRKIRKVFEPSDENYILTDADYSQIELRVLAHISGDENLIAAFMNNEDIHTSTASKIFGIPKDKVTPLMRDRAKAVNFGIIYGIGDFSLAKDLGITRKEARKYIDDYLGKYPGVRQYMRDIITAGKEQGYVTTIFNRRRYLPELTSNNFNIRSFGERIALNTPIQGSAADIIKVAMVKIYNKLKSNNMKSRLILQVHDELIIETHIDEKNEVIKILKECMETAVTLRVPLMVDIKIGKNWYEVK
- a CDS encoding lytic transglycosylase domain-containing protein; this encodes MFVIVLLIDNSTTILKRIYPLKFGEYVFKYSEINGIDPYLVFAIIKAESSFNPYAKSVKNARGLMQITEKTAMWGVESIKIENFSLDDLYDPETNIKIGCWYIRQLINEFNNNTDLVIAAYNGGSGNVKEWLNNRDYSKYGSSLDIIPFRETERFLKRVKSYYYVYTKLYSKKA
- a CDS encoding dephospho-CoA kinase codes for the protein MKVIGVTGGIGSGKSTVARILCDLGAKVIDADKVAREITSKGQPAVEEIVNYFGTEVLNEKGELDRKKLSEIVFMDKGKLEVLNTITHKYIVDKIIRNLEKLKEEKVEIVVLDVPLPVKHGFLDVVDEVWVVVASKDTRIKRIMERSNITYEEAVNRINAQKGDEEYLKLANEVINNDGSVEELEKVVAKLYIQKKLG